Proteins encoded together in one Larus michahellis chromosome 4, bLarMic1.1, whole genome shotgun sequence window:
- the TMEM62 gene encoding transmembrane protein 62 isoform X3, with protein sequence MVAGRRRMLKLAVGLLTAAAVALLLDWCAPPGAPPPGGQGRRRRAPQPAPGAEAANLLWVVQVSDIHISRFQDPKRAPDFEKFGSEAIDVIQPAIVLATGDLTDAKTRDKLGSEQVEVEWKTYQSILKRSRVMEKTKWIDIKGNHDSFNIPHLDSIRNYYRKYSAWRKDGSFHYIHTTSFGNYSFICVDATLSPGPKRPYNFFGILNMNQMKDLSLMASESLRSNHTVWFGHFPTSTIISPAPGIRSLMSSATAYLCGHLHTMGGLMPVLHSQHRGGTLELELGDWKDNRRYRILAFDHDLLSFADLNFEEWPVVLITNPKSFLYSSSTHEPLVKILYSTHIRILAFSPSVIISVEVYIDGVHLGNAHQVSGPLYVLKWSPQNYSEGFHHIDVTVQDASGRISTRGHIFAMEENLSLRFGFWPSLILLTDHYVLARVLFGLIVLMQIALLVIFRYLQKPALKEKPGLLTLTSYSLHVFSKTNTFYYSILVLNLYTILGPWFVGELIDGHVGACFSFGVFVGGSFLQGSLTFVVGILQMLFFNLPLMAYLCWCLLLRCQGHSFLSHIRHVRRPVAVLIHLAMALLLTWQVYSCYFLQRTYGTLAFFLSPMRTWLVVLTSALIYKTWTLKSSELRTYIVEIKNCQSS encoded by the exons ATGGTGGCCGGGCGGCGGAGGATGCTGAAGctagctgtggggctgctgacAGCCGCCGCCGTGGCGCTGCTGCTGGATTGGTGCGCACCTCCAGGGGCGCCACCGCCGGGGGGTCAgggccgccgccggcgggcccCTCAGCCGGCCCCCGGGGCGGAGGCCGCTAACCTGCTGTGGGTGGTGCAG gtgTCAGATATTCATATCAGTAGATTTCAGGATCCCAAACGAGCTCCTGACTTTGAAAAATTCGGTTCTGAAGCAATTGATGTAATTCAGCCAGCAATTGTTCTAGCAACAG GTGACCTGACAGATGCTAAGACAAGAGATAAATTGGGATCTGAGCAAGTAGAAGTAGAATGGAAAACTTACCAGTCAATCCTGAAGAGATCAAGAGTCATGGAAAAAACCAAGTGGATAGACATCAAAGGGAATCATG ATTCATTCAACATTCCACACCTGGATAGCATTCGGAATTATTACAG GAAATACTCTGCCTGGCGTAAAGATGGCTCTTTCCATTACATCCACACCACCTCTTTTGGGAACTACTCATTCATCTGCGTGGATGCCACACTCAGCCCAGGCCCTAAGAGACCCTATAATTTCTTTGGGATTTTAAACATG AATCAAATGAAAGATCTATCTTTGATGGCATCAGAAAGTCTGCGCAGCAATCATACTGTCTGGTTTGGCCATTTTCCCACCTCAACAATCATCTCACCAGCCCCAGGAATACGATCATTAATGAG TTCTGCCACAGCCTATTTATGTGGACATCTCCATACAATGGGTGGGCTGATGCCAGTCTTGCACAGTCAACACCGTGGTGGCACGCTGGAACTCGAATTGGGAGACTGGAAGGATAATAGGAG ATATCGGATCCTTGCATTTGATCATGACCTCCTTAGCTTCGCAGATCTTAACTTTGAGGAATGGCCTGTAGTTCTCATCACCAATCCCAAATCCTTCCTTTACAGCAGTTCTACTCATGAACCACTTGTCAAAATTCTTTATTCCACTCATATCAG AATTCTGGCCTTCTCTCCTTCTGTCATTATCTCCGTCGAAGTCTATATAGATGGAGTTCACTTGGGGAATGCGCATCAGGTGTCTGGCCCTCTCTACGTACTGAAGTGGAGCCCGCAAAACTACAGTGAAGGGTTCCATCACATAGATGTGACTGTCCAG GATGCTTCGGGAAGAATTAGCACGCGGGGTCATATATTTGCTATGGAAGAAAACCTCTCTCTTAGATTTGGCTTTTGGCCATCTCTTATTCTTCTCACTGACCACTATGTTCTA GCTCGTGTGCTGTTTGGACTGATTGTGCTGATGCAGATTGCCTTGCTCGTTATTTTCAGATACCTCCAAAAGCCAGCACTCAAAG AAAAGCCAGGATTACTTACTCTGACCTCATATTCCCTTCATGTCTTCAGTAAAACAAACACCTTCTACTACTCAATTCTGGTTCTGAATTTATACACCATTCTGG GACCATGGTTTGTAGGTGAACTGATAGACGGCCACGTGGGGGCCTGTTTTTCCTTTGGGGTGTTCGTTGGTGGTTCCTTCTTACAGGGAAGTCTGACGTTTGTGGTTGGGATTTTACAG ATGTTGTTTTTCAACCTGCCATTAATGGCCTACTTGTGCTGGTGCCTGTTGCTGCGATGccagggtcacagcttcctttctCACATCCGTCACGTCCGACGCCCCGTGGCTGTGCTCATTCACCTGGCAATGGCCCTCCTCCTGACCTGGCAGGTCTATTCCTGCTATTTCCTGCAGCGAACCTATGGAACCTTggctttcttcctctccccaaTGAGAACGTGGCTGGTGGTGCTGACCTCGGCTCTGATTTATAAAACTTGGACACTGAAATCATCTGAGCTCAGAACTTACATAGTAGAAATAAAAAACTGTCAGAGCTCCTGA
- the TMEM62 gene encoding transmembrane protein 62 isoform X2, giving the protein MENLPVNPEEIKSHGKNQVDRHQRESWKYSAWRKDGSFHYIHTTSFGNYSFICVDATLSPGPKRPYNFFGILNMNQMKDLSLMASESLRSNHTVWFGHFPTSTIISPAPGIRSLMSSATAYLCGHLHTMGGLMPVLHSQHRGGTLELELGDWKDNRRYRILAFDHDLLSFADLNFEEWPVVLITNPKSFLYSSSTHEPLVKILYSTHIRILAFSPSVIISVEVYIDGVHLGNAHQVSGPLYVLKWSPQNYSEGFHHIDVTVQDASGRISTRGHIFAMEENLSLRFGFWPSLILLTDHYVLARVLFGLIVLMQIALLVIFRYLQKPALKEKPGLLTLTSYSLHVFSKTNTFYYSILVLNLYTILGPWFVGELIDGHVGACFSFGVFVGGSFLQGSLTFVVGILQMLFFNLPLMAYLCWCLLLRCQGHSFLSHIRHVRRPVAVLIHLAMALLLTWQVYSCYFLQRTYGTLAFFLSPMRTWLVVLTSALIYKTWTLKSSELRTYIVEIKNCQSS; this is encoded by the exons ATGGAAAACTTACCAGTCAATCCTGAAGAGATCAAGAGTCATGGAAAAAACCAAGTGGATAGACATCAAAGGGAATCATG GAAATACTCTGCCTGGCGTAAAGATGGCTCTTTCCATTACATCCACACCACCTCTTTTGGGAACTACTCATTCATCTGCGTGGATGCCACACTCAGCCCAGGCCCTAAGAGACCCTATAATTTCTTTGGGATTTTAAACATG AATCAAATGAAAGATCTATCTTTGATGGCATCAGAAAGTCTGCGCAGCAATCATACTGTCTGGTTTGGCCATTTTCCCACCTCAACAATCATCTCACCAGCCCCAGGAATACGATCATTAATGAG TTCTGCCACAGCCTATTTATGTGGACATCTCCATACAATGGGTGGGCTGATGCCAGTCTTGCACAGTCAACACCGTGGTGGCACGCTGGAACTCGAATTGGGAGACTGGAAGGATAATAGGAG ATATCGGATCCTTGCATTTGATCATGACCTCCTTAGCTTCGCAGATCTTAACTTTGAGGAATGGCCTGTAGTTCTCATCACCAATCCCAAATCCTTCCTTTACAGCAGTTCTACTCATGAACCACTTGTCAAAATTCTTTATTCCACTCATATCAG AATTCTGGCCTTCTCTCCTTCTGTCATTATCTCCGTCGAAGTCTATATAGATGGAGTTCACTTGGGGAATGCGCATCAGGTGTCTGGCCCTCTCTACGTACTGAAGTGGAGCCCGCAAAACTACAGTGAAGGGTTCCATCACATAGATGTGACTGTCCAG GATGCTTCGGGAAGAATTAGCACGCGGGGTCATATATTTGCTATGGAAGAAAACCTCTCTCTTAGATTTGGCTTTTGGCCATCTCTTATTCTTCTCACTGACCACTATGTTCTA GCTCGTGTGCTGTTTGGACTGATTGTGCTGATGCAGATTGCCTTGCTCGTTATTTTCAGATACCTCCAAAAGCCAGCACTCAAAG AAAAGCCAGGATTACTTACTCTGACCTCATATTCCCTTCATGTCTTCAGTAAAACAAACACCTTCTACTACTCAATTCTGGTTCTGAATTTATACACCATTCTGG GACCATGGTTTGTAGGTGAACTGATAGACGGCCACGTGGGGGCCTGTTTTTCCTTTGGGGTGTTCGTTGGTGGTTCCTTCTTACAGGGAAGTCTGACGTTTGTGGTTGGGATTTTACAG ATGTTGTTTTTCAACCTGCCATTAATGGCCTACTTGTGCTGGTGCCTGTTGCTGCGATGccagggtcacagcttcctttctCACATCCGTCACGTCCGACGCCCCGTGGCTGTGCTCATTCACCTGGCAATGGCCCTCCTCCTGACCTGGCAGGTCTATTCCTGCTATTTCCTGCAGCGAACCTATGGAACCTTggctttcttcctctccccaaTGAGAACGTGGCTGGTGGTGCTGACCTCGGCTCTGATTTATAAAACTTGGACACTGAAATCATCTGAGCTCAGAACTTACATAGTAGAAATAAAAAACTGTCAGAGCTCCTGA
- the TMEM62 gene encoding transmembrane protein 62 isoform X1, whose protein sequence is MEKTKWIDIKGNHDSFNIPHLDSIRNYYRKYSAWRKDGSFHYIHTTSFGNYSFICVDATLSPGPKRPYNFFGILNMNQMKDLSLMASESLRSNHTVWFGHFPTSTIISPAPGIRSLMSSATAYLCGHLHTMGGLMPVLHSQHRGGTLELELGDWKDNRRYRILAFDHDLLSFADLNFEEWPVVLITNPKSFLYSSSTHEPLVKILYSTHIRILAFSPSVIISVEVYIDGVHLGNAHQVSGPLYVLKWSPQNYSEGFHHIDVTVQDASGRISTRGHIFAMEENLSLRFGFWPSLILLTDHYVLARVLFGLIVLMQIALLVIFRYLQKPALKEKPGLLTLTSYSLHVFSKTNTFYYSILVLNLYTILGPWFVGELIDGHVGACFSFGVFVGGSFLQGSLTFVVGILQMLFFNLPLMAYLCWCLLLRCQGHSFLSHIRHVRRPVAVLIHLAMALLLTWQVYSCYFLQRTYGTLAFFLSPMRTWLVVLTSALIYKTWTLKSSELRTYIVEIKNCQSS, encoded by the exons ATGGAAAAAACCAAGTGGATAGACATCAAAGGGAATCATG ATTCATTCAACATTCCACACCTGGATAGCATTCGGAATTATTACAG GAAATACTCTGCCTGGCGTAAAGATGGCTCTTTCCATTACATCCACACCACCTCTTTTGGGAACTACTCATTCATCTGCGTGGATGCCACACTCAGCCCAGGCCCTAAGAGACCCTATAATTTCTTTGGGATTTTAAACATG AATCAAATGAAAGATCTATCTTTGATGGCATCAGAAAGTCTGCGCAGCAATCATACTGTCTGGTTTGGCCATTTTCCCACCTCAACAATCATCTCACCAGCCCCAGGAATACGATCATTAATGAG TTCTGCCACAGCCTATTTATGTGGACATCTCCATACAATGGGTGGGCTGATGCCAGTCTTGCACAGTCAACACCGTGGTGGCACGCTGGAACTCGAATTGGGAGACTGGAAGGATAATAGGAG ATATCGGATCCTTGCATTTGATCATGACCTCCTTAGCTTCGCAGATCTTAACTTTGAGGAATGGCCTGTAGTTCTCATCACCAATCCCAAATCCTTCCTTTACAGCAGTTCTACTCATGAACCACTTGTCAAAATTCTTTATTCCACTCATATCAG AATTCTGGCCTTCTCTCCTTCTGTCATTATCTCCGTCGAAGTCTATATAGATGGAGTTCACTTGGGGAATGCGCATCAGGTGTCTGGCCCTCTCTACGTACTGAAGTGGAGCCCGCAAAACTACAGTGAAGGGTTCCATCACATAGATGTGACTGTCCAG GATGCTTCGGGAAGAATTAGCACGCGGGGTCATATATTTGCTATGGAAGAAAACCTCTCTCTTAGATTTGGCTTTTGGCCATCTCTTATTCTTCTCACTGACCACTATGTTCTA GCTCGTGTGCTGTTTGGACTGATTGTGCTGATGCAGATTGCCTTGCTCGTTATTTTCAGATACCTCCAAAAGCCAGCACTCAAAG AAAAGCCAGGATTACTTACTCTGACCTCATATTCCCTTCATGTCTTCAGTAAAACAAACACCTTCTACTACTCAATTCTGGTTCTGAATTTATACACCATTCTGG GACCATGGTTTGTAGGTGAACTGATAGACGGCCACGTGGGGGCCTGTTTTTCCTTTGGGGTGTTCGTTGGTGGTTCCTTCTTACAGGGAAGTCTGACGTTTGTGGTTGGGATTTTACAG ATGTTGTTTTTCAACCTGCCATTAATGGCCTACTTGTGCTGGTGCCTGTTGCTGCGATGccagggtcacagcttcctttctCACATCCGTCACGTCCGACGCCCCGTGGCTGTGCTCATTCACCTGGCAATGGCCCTCCTCCTGACCTGGCAGGTCTATTCCTGCTATTTCCTGCAGCGAACCTATGGAACCTTggctttcttcctctccccaaTGAGAACGTGGCTGGTGGTGCTGACCTCGGCTCTGATTTATAAAACTTGGACACTGAAATCATCTGAGCTCAGAACTTACATAGTAGAAATAAAAAACTGTCAGAGCTCCTGA